A stretch of Acidobacteriota bacterium DNA encodes these proteins:
- a CDS encoding nucleotidyl transferase AbiEii/AbiGii toxin family protein, whose amino-acid sequence MVPRQPAQLSRYAIASLRALADKGLGRCLSLGGALGLMHYLEYRSTHDVDAWWTPEVGANERQRVLTTVEEVLATFGEVRKRSWGDVVSLDLKVEKATAFSFQIATRSAQLEPSAPAPWVDILLDSLPDLLAGKMVALVERGAPRDFRDVYSMCRAGVTSASACWDLWRRRQEMAGSDTDPSRARLAVETHLERIARHRPLDGIDEPARREEAESVRGWFKKEFLDALRG is encoded by the coding sequence ATGGTCCCGAGACAGCCGGCTCAACTCTCCAGGTACGCGATCGCATCTCTTCGCGCCCTCGCGGACAAGGGGCTCGGCCGTTGTCTCTCCCTCGGAGGAGCCCTCGGGTTGATGCATTACTTGGAGTACCGCTCGACCCACGACGTCGATGCGTGGTGGACTCCCGAAGTGGGTGCGAACGAGAGGCAGCGTGTCCTCACCACCGTCGAGGAAGTCCTGGCCACTTTCGGCGAAGTGAGGAAGCGCTCATGGGGAGACGTGGTCAGCCTGGACCTGAAGGTGGAGAAGGCCACGGCTTTCAGCTTCCAGATCGCCACGCGCTCGGCGCAGTTGGAGCCATCCGCACCCGCGCCCTGGGTGGATATTCTCCTCGACTCACTTCCGGATCTTCTCGCGGGCAAGATGGTGGCGCTCGTCGAGCGCGGCGCCCCTCGTGATTTCCGGGATGTCTACTCCATGTGTCGGGCCGGCGTGACGTCGGCCTCCGCGTGCTGGGATCTCTGGCGGCGCCGGCAGGAGATGGCGGGCAGCGACACCGATCCTTCCCGTGCCCGGCTGGCGGTGGAGACACATCTCGAGCGCATCGCGAGACATCGCCCGCTCGACGGGATCGACGAACCGGCTCGACGGGAAGAGGCGGAGAGCGTCCGCGGATGGTTCAAGAAGGAGTTCCTTGATGCGCTTCGTGGTTGA
- a CDS encoding glycosyltransferase family 39 protein, whose amino-acid sequence MRRTLVSLVLVITVAAGVRVAHHAILDGGPILYMDHWTESDMFFFKTWARGIAAGDLLSRDSGRPAHSWHDSYARRIHEQSGSTEPYGPEIRRRIWDRWLSGARFYQDPLYPYALAAILAIFGDTTTPVLALQALLGIGSALLVWLLARRLFGEGAALASGLLAALFGPLLLQELLLLRESALTFVGLATLLAGTIALDRIDGRRWPAVVGALAGILVLLKSSALVLFAAFVLLLLHRFRSQPREAAALAALCLAAFAVVMTPLVARNMAVGVSPFAVAASGPVNFVNHNIAGYDPLGGDAANVLGADILDRAGGRFLPTALATIRTHEDVTAWLGLVAGKIAAFWQGWEVPNNESYDYYRLSLGPLAWALVGFPLVAPLAAVGMARSGFRSHAHALLLAHLGAALLLTAVFFHLSRYRVPVAMAMIPFAGCALAEGAGAIRAHRWKPLALGAALALVVAAVVLRPLPPNHPRIRVADYGTANEITGHLVSIRESEGDPAGALSLLEKQLRTEPAALRDLRPEEGASSLPVQAALLAGSFRPLHEMAAGLCVRLGRTEEAKQHARTAELLGQIQRQVDAAEGKP is encoded by the coding sequence GTGAGACGCACCCTCGTCTCGCTCGTTCTCGTGATCACCGTCGCCGCCGGCGTCCGCGTCGCGCACCACGCAATCCTCGACGGAGGTCCAATCCTTTACATGGACCACTGGACCGAGTCGGACATGTTCTTCTTCAAGACGTGGGCGCGCGGAATCGCCGCCGGGGATCTCCTCTCGCGGGACTCGGGCAGGCCCGCGCACTCGTGGCACGACAGCTACGCCCGCAGGATTCACGAGCAGAGCGGATCGACGGAGCCCTACGGCCCGGAGATCCGGCGCCGCATCTGGGATCGCTGGCTCTCAGGCGCGCGTTTCTACCAGGATCCTCTGTATCCCTACGCCCTCGCCGCGATCCTCGCGATCTTCGGCGACACCACAACGCCGGTCCTCGCGCTCCAGGCTCTTCTCGGGATCGGGAGCGCCCTGCTCGTCTGGCTCCTCGCGCGCCGGCTCTTCGGCGAAGGGGCGGCGCTCGCGTCGGGCCTCCTCGCGGCGCTCTTCGGCCCGCTCCTCCTCCAGGAGCTGCTCCTCCTGCGGGAGTCGGCGCTGACGTTCGTGGGGCTCGCCACCCTCCTCGCGGGGACGATCGCCCTCGATCGGATCGACGGGCGGCGCTGGCCCGCCGTCGTCGGCGCGCTCGCCGGGATCCTCGTCCTGCTCAAGTCGAGCGCGCTCGTCCTCTTCGCGGCGTTCGTCCTCCTGCTCCTCCACCGCTTCCGCTCGCAGCCGCGCGAGGCGGCGGCGCTCGCCGCGCTCTGCCTCGCGGCCTTCGCCGTCGTCATGACGCCCCTCGTCGCCCGCAACATGGCCGTCGGCGTCTCCCCGTTCGCAGTCGCCGCGAGCGGCCCGGTGAACTTCGTCAACCACAACATCGCGGGGTACGATCCGCTCGGCGGCGACGCGGCCAACGTCCTCGGCGCCGACATTCTCGATCGCGCGGGAGGGCGCTTCCTCCCCACGGCGCTGGCGACGATCCGCACGCACGAAGACGTCACCGCGTGGCTCGGTCTCGTGGCGGGGAAGATTGCCGCCTTCTGGCAGGGGTGGGAGGTGCCGAACAACGAGAGCTACGACTACTACCGCCTGAGCCTCGGGCCGCTCGCGTGGGCTCTCGTGGGCTTCCCCCTCGTCGCGCCGCTCGCCGCCGTGGGGATGGCGCGATCAGGATTTCGATCCCACGCCCACGCCCTCCTTCTCGCGCACCTGGGCGCCGCGCTCCTTCTCACCGCCGTCTTCTTCCATCTCTCGCGATACCGCGTCCCGGTCGCGATGGCGATGATCCCCTTCGCGGGGTGCGCGCTCGCCGAAGGGGCGGGCGCGATCCGGGCGCACCGGTGGAAGCCTCTCGCGCTCGGCGCCGCCCTCGCCCTCGTCGTCGCGGCCGTCGTGCTGAGGCCGCTGCCGCCGAATCACCCGCGCATCCGTGTGGCCGACTACGGCACCGCGAACGAGATCACAGGGCACCTGGTATCGATCCGCGAGAGCGAAGGGGATCCCGCCGGCGCGCTGTCACTTCTGGAGAAGCAGCTTCGCACCGAGCCGGCGGCGCTGCGGGATCTGCGCCCCGAGGAGGGGGCGTCGAGCCTCCCGGTGCAGGCGGCCCTCCTCGCGGGTTCGTTCCGGCCGCTGCACGAGATGGCGGCCGGGCTCTGCGTCCGGCTGGGCCGCACCGAGGAGGCGAAGCAGCACGCGCGCACGGCGGAGCTGCTGGGGCAGATTCAGAGACAGGTGGACGCGGCGGAGGGAAAGCCGTAG
- a CDS encoding serine/threonine-protein kinase, translating to MSLPSGSRLGPYEILSPLGAGGMGEVYRARDTRLDRVVAIKVLPGHLSSHPELRARFEREARAVSSLSHPNICALFDVGSQDGVDFLVMEHLEGETLAARLARGAMPAPELLKTAIEIAGALDRAHRAGIVHRDLKPGNVMLTKAGAKLLDFGLAKSLTASGAGSDPALASLTAAPTGTSPLAGTSAGTVAAGSAPLTARGTIIGTFQYMAPEQFEAKEADARSDIFAFGAVLYEMATGRKAFEGKSQATLIAAILKDEPRPLAEIAPIAPAGLDRLVRTCLAKDPDERRQSVHDILIELRWIAEGGAPAGPAASGARAPDASAAARSRAGRGLAGWIAAGALGLAAIAGWTIALRATRVATNPPQEIRFPVTIPGRSIYGSPASSGREFQISPDGRVLAFMAADPAGHSMIFVRPLDDFTARPLAGTESAHSLIWSPDSRFLAFEQEHRLKKISLAGGVPETLCDTDERTQGGAWGKGGVILFSVARSGLWRVPETGGTPSIVTRLDAERNERGHSSPVFLPDGRRFMYRTMTPKLEDRAILAGSLDSEVSRKVLANPFRFSLLDSGHLLFVRGASLVAQKMDLGTLELTGEPVVVVDSIALAAVPGIAAFSASRNGVIAYAAATASRESQLVWLDRSGKQLSSIGSPAADVSVSLSPDGTRAAVARSGANSAFSAGGEPPTNLWVIDLVRDIGTRVTLDAADSDENVVWSADGSKLVFARHVRGASAEVFEKPASGAGAETRLLESIVNLHPIDWSSDGRWLLLHSSDEEGSMGIQAASLTGDHVIRPFLATPNNEYLAQFSPDARFVAYASDESGRSEIYVQTFPPGESRWQISPGGGGDPRWRKDGHEIFYLAPDGTMMSAAVTLAPAFRATAPVPLFPTRLRPTEVWFYGTMSLYDVAPDGQRFLVANPLSERATEPINVIVGWRPPEAK from the coding sequence ATGAGCCTCCCCTCCGGCTCCCGCCTGGGCCCCTACGAGATCCTCTCCCCGCTCGGCGCCGGAGGGATGGGCGAGGTCTACCGCGCGCGCGACACGCGGCTCGATCGCGTCGTCGCCATCAAGGTTCTCCCCGGCCACCTCTCGTCGCACCCGGAGCTGCGGGCGCGCTTCGAGCGCGAGGCCCGCGCCGTCAGCAGCCTGAGCCACCCGAACATCTGCGCCCTCTTCGACGTCGGCTCGCAGGACGGCGTCGATTTCCTCGTGATGGAGCACCTCGAGGGGGAGACGCTCGCGGCGCGCCTCGCGCGGGGGGCGATGCCGGCTCCCGAGCTTCTCAAGACGGCGATCGAGATCGCGGGGGCGCTCGACCGCGCGCACCGCGCCGGTATCGTCCACCGCGATCTCAAGCCCGGCAACGTCATGCTGACGAAGGCGGGGGCGAAGCTTCTCGACTTCGGCCTCGCGAAGTCGCTGACCGCCTCGGGGGCCGGATCGGATCCCGCTCTCGCCTCCCTCACCGCGGCGCCGACCGGGACGAGCCCGCTCGCCGGAACCTCCGCGGGAACCGTGGCAGCGGGGAGCGCGCCGCTCACGGCGCGCGGGACGATCATCGGCACGTTTCAGTACATGGCCCCCGAGCAGTTCGAGGCGAAAGAGGCCGACGCGCGGAGCGACATCTTCGCCTTCGGGGCGGTCCTCTACGAGATGGCGACGGGGCGGAAGGCCTTCGAGGGGAAGTCGCAGGCGACGCTCATCGCGGCGATCCTCAAGGACGAGCCGCGCCCGCTCGCCGAGATCGCGCCGATCGCCCCTGCGGGGCTCGACCGCCTCGTCAGGACGTGCCTCGCGAAGGATCCCGACGAGCGCCGCCAGTCGGTCCACGACATCCTGATCGAGCTCCGGTGGATCGCGGAGGGGGGAGCGCCGGCGGGCCCGGCGGCATCCGGCGCGCGGGCGCCCGACGCCTCGGCCGCGGCTCGGTCACGCGCGGGACGCGGGCTCGCGGGATGGATTGCCGCGGGGGCGCTGGGCCTCGCGGCGATCGCCGGATGGACGATCGCGCTCCGCGCGACCCGCGTCGCGACGAACCCGCCCCAGGAGATTCGCTTCCCGGTGACGATCCCCGGGCGCTCCATCTACGGCAGTCCGGCCTCCTCCGGCCGCGAGTTCCAGATCTCGCCCGACGGGAGGGTCCTGGCCTTCATGGCTGCCGACCCTGCGGGACACTCGATGATCTTCGTGAGGCCGCTCGACGACTTCACGGCGCGTCCTCTGGCCGGGACCGAGAGCGCCCACAGCCTGATCTGGTCGCCCGACTCCCGCTTTCTCGCCTTCGAGCAGGAGCATCGTCTCAAGAAGATCTCTCTCGCGGGAGGCGTCCCCGAGACTCTCTGCGACACGGACGAGCGGACCCAGGGAGGGGCCTGGGGAAAGGGGGGCGTCATCCTCTTTTCGGTCGCCCGGTCGGGCCTGTGGCGAGTGCCGGAGACGGGCGGGACTCCCTCGATCGTGACGCGCCTCGACGCCGAAAGGAACGAGCGCGGCCATTCGAGCCCGGTATTCCTTCCGGACGGGCGCCGGTTCATGTACCGGACCATGACTCCCAAGCTCGAGGATCGGGCGATCCTCGCGGGCTCGCTCGACTCGGAGGTGTCGCGCAAGGTCCTGGCGAACCCCTTCAGGTTTTCCCTCCTCGACTCGGGGCATCTCCTGTTCGTGCGCGGGGCGAGCCTCGTGGCCCAGAAGATGGATCTCGGCACGCTGGAGCTCACGGGGGAGCCCGTCGTGGTCGTCGATTCGATCGCGCTCGCGGCCGTCCCTGGAATTGCGGCGTTTTCGGCGTCGCGCAACGGAGTGATCGCCTACGCCGCGGCGACGGCCTCTCGGGAGTCCCAGCTCGTGTGGCTCGATCGCTCCGGCAAGCAGCTCTCGTCCATCGGCTCTCCGGCGGCGGACGTGAGCGTCTCGCTGTCGCCCGACGGGACACGCGCTGCGGTGGCGCGTTCGGGTGCGAACTCGGCCTTCTCGGCGGGAGGCGAGCCGCCCACGAACCTCTGGGTGATCGACCTCGTCCGCGACATCGGTACGCGGGTCACGCTCGACGCGGCCGACAGCGACGAGAACGTCGTCTGGTCGGCCGACGGATCGAAGCTCGTCTTCGCGCGCCACGTGCGCGGCGCGTCGGCCGAGGTCTTCGAGAAGCCGGCGAGCGGCGCCGGCGCCGAGACGCGGCTGCTGGAATCGATCGTGAACCTTCACCCCATCGACTGGTCTTCGGATGGCCGCTGGCTGCTCCTCCACAGCTCCGACGAAGAGGGGTCGATGGGGATCCAGGCCGCGTCCCTCACCGGCGATCACGTCATCCGTCCCTTTCTCGCCACGCCGAACAACGAATACCTGGCGCAGTTCTCCCCCGACGCGCGATTCGTCGCGTACGCCTCGGACGAGTCGGGGCGGAGCGAGATCTATGTGCAGACCTTCCCGCCCGGCGAGTCGCGCTGGCAGATCTCCCCGGGGGGCGGAGGCGATCCGAGGTGGCGGAAGGACGGGCACGAGATCTTCTACCTCGCCCCCGACGGCACGATGATGTCGGCCGCCGTGACGCTCGCGCCGGCCTTCCGCGCCACGGCCCCGGTGCCGCTCTTCCCAACGCGCCTCCGGCCGACCGAGGTCTGGTTCTACGGCACGATGTCGCTGTACGACGTCGCCCCCGACGGCCAGCGGTTCCTCGTCGCGAACCCTCTCAGCGAGCGCGCCACCGAGCCGATCAACGTCATCGTGGGGTGGCGGCCCCCCGAAGCGAAGTGA
- a CDS encoding outer membrane beta-barrel protein — MRRRLLSALLTMCAFSTIAAAGPLYVGGAYGNTKLKANDTNFNFDASNPGWKAFVGYRLLKFLGVEAGYTDFGSPTDKKVTIGAKGWDYYAIGALPVGPIDLFAKVGAISWKTDVSGLGKGHDTGTDTAYGAGVLFHVSHVGIRAQYEKFQVQNTDNLYMISVGAEWRFK; from the coding sequence ATGAGACGAAGGCTGCTGAGCGCTCTTCTGACGATGTGCGCGTTCTCCACGATCGCCGCCGCCGGCCCGCTCTACGTGGGAGGCGCCTACGGCAATACGAAGCTCAAGGCCAACGACACGAACTTCAACTTCGACGCAAGCAATCCGGGGTGGAAGGCGTTCGTGGGCTACCGGCTCTTGAAGTTCCTCGGCGTGGAGGCCGGCTACACGGACTTCGGGAGCCCGACCGACAAGAAGGTGACGATCGGCGCGAAGGGGTGGGACTACTACGCGATCGGAGCGCTGCCGGTGGGCCCGATCGATCTGTTCGCCAAGGTCGGCGCCATCAGCTGGAAGACCGACGTCTCGGGCCTCGGCAAGGGGCACGACACCGGCACGGACACCGCGTACGGAGCGGGCGTTCTGTTCCACGTGAGCCACGTCGGCATCCGCGCGCAGTACGAGAAGTTCCAGGTCCAGAACACCGACAATCTCTACATGATCTCCGTCGGCGCGGAGTGGCGCTTCAAGTAG
- a CDS encoding lipase maturation factor family protein, translating to MSEEPRSYWLTRFVILRLLGLVYFVAFLSLAWQGLPLVGSHGLLPAASFLDGIRAQAGSRLAGFAENPSVFWLNDSDAALVAGAWVGTALSLVVLSGFANSILMAILWALYMSFVHVGQEWYGFGWEIQLLETGFLAIFLCPLLDARPFPRRPPSPVVLGLFRWLIFRIMLGAGLIKLRGDPCWRDLTCLDFHYETQPIPNPLSRSLHFMPHWSKAGGVLLNHLCELVAPWFAFWPRRGRLAAGVLFVAFQVALILSGNLSFLNWLTIVPALACFDDGFLRRVLPGALGSRADRAAAAATPPSRAQRVVVASLAGLVAVLSYAPVRNLLSPRQAMNTSFDRLELVNTYGAFGSVGRERPEIVLEGTADAVDTPDTVWRAYEFKCKPGDPMRSPCFVSPYHERLDWLMWFAAMSTPERYPWSVHLVWKLLHNDALALSLLANDPFPASPPKRIRGLLYHYEFAPPGDPEGRWWKRTLIGTWLPPLSADDARLLRFLDAHGWP from the coding sequence CTGAGCGAGGAGCCTCGGTCCTACTGGCTGACCCGATTCGTCATCCTGAGGCTTCTCGGGCTCGTCTACTTCGTCGCGTTCCTCTCTCTCGCCTGGCAGGGGCTCCCCCTCGTCGGGAGCCATGGACTTCTCCCCGCGGCCTCATTCCTCGACGGGATCCGCGCGCAGGCGGGGTCCCGGCTTGCCGGCTTCGCCGAGAACCCGAGCGTCTTCTGGCTGAACGACTCCGACGCCGCACTCGTCGCGGGCGCCTGGGTGGGCACCGCTCTCTCGCTCGTCGTCCTGTCGGGATTCGCGAACTCGATCCTCATGGCGATCCTGTGGGCGCTCTACATGTCGTTCGTCCACGTCGGGCAGGAGTGGTACGGGTTCGGCTGGGAGATCCAGCTCCTCGAGACGGGCTTCCTCGCGATCTTCCTCTGTCCCCTTCTCGACGCGCGGCCGTTCCCGCGCCGCCCACCATCTCCGGTCGTCCTCGGGCTCTTCCGCTGGCTCATCTTCCGGATCATGCTCGGCGCCGGGCTGATCAAGCTCCGTGGGGATCCGTGCTGGCGCGATCTCACCTGCCTGGACTTCCACTACGAGACGCAGCCCATCCCGAACCCGCTGAGCCGGAGCCTTCACTTCATGCCGCACTGGTCAAAGGCCGGGGGCGTGCTGCTCAACCACCTCTGCGAGCTCGTGGCGCCGTGGTTCGCGTTCTGGCCGCGCCGCGGGCGGCTCGCGGCGGGGGTGCTCTTCGTCGCCTTCCAGGTGGCGCTCATCCTCAGCGGCAACCTGTCGTTCCTCAACTGGCTGACCATCGTCCCGGCGCTCGCCTGTTTCGACGACGGCTTCCTGCGCCGCGTCCTTCCCGGGGCGCTCGGCTCGCGGGCCGATCGGGCGGCGGCCGCGGCGACGCCCCCTTCGCGGGCGCAGCGGGTGGTGGTGGCATCCCTCGCGGGGCTGGTGGCCGTGCTCAGCTACGCGCCCGTGAGAAATCTCCTCTCGCCGCGCCAGGCCATGAACACGTCGTTCGACCGTCTCGAGCTCGTGAACACGTACGGCGCCTTCGGCAGCGTCGGCCGGGAGCGGCCGGAGATCGTCCTCGAGGGAACCGCCGACGCGGTCGACACCCCCGACACGGTGTGGCGCGCGTACGAGTTCAAGTGCAAGCCCGGCGATCCCATGCGGTCCCCGTGCTTCGTCTCGCCCTATCACGAGCGTCTCGACTGGCTGATGTGGTTCGCGGCGATGTCCACGCCGGAGCGCTACCCCTGGTCGGTTCACCTCGTGTGGAAGCTCCTGCACAACGACGCGCTCGCCCTCTCGCTCCTCGCGAACGATCCGTTCCCCGCGAGCCCGCCGAAGCGGATCCGGGGCCTCCTCTACCACTACGAGTTCGCACCTCCCGGCGACCCCGAAGGGCGCTGGTGGAAGCGGACCCTGATCGGGACGTGGCTTCCGCCGCTCTCGGCGGACGACGCGCGCCTGCTTCGCTTCCTCGACGCGCACGGCTGGCCGTAG
- a CDS encoding GntR family transcriptional regulator codes for MKIRLDRSAQESLLSQARDQIVSALHAGVVRRGDRLPSLRQVADRSRLNVKTVLKVYTLLAGEGLLEMRRGSGAFVTAYDPGEFEPAQAVRLARFIRRHLDEASGMSLTPGAYASLITSLSTRGALARQSVVVLECNREQVDLYAEEITRRVGVKTHAVMLSDLHAKKSAAILRSSSVLAVTDFHMKEGATIAQEHRRPIIRLRLRRDFLPTMIDAARRGRVLMIVSSAAFIPAFKKALVLLGLHKEHLERITAVEGSHRQAVGRAAARADAVYLSPLCDRSLRAEIPKSARLISFNTHLDADSIEEIESWLLLSGRGTPGRKRPTA; via the coding sequence ATGAAGATACGCCTCGACCGGAGCGCCCAGGAGAGCCTGCTGAGCCAGGCCCGCGATCAGATCGTCTCGGCCCTCCACGCCGGGGTCGTGCGCCGGGGAGATCGGCTGCCGTCGCTCCGGCAGGTCGCCGACCGGTCCCGGCTCAACGTGAAGACTGTCCTGAAGGTCTACACGCTCCTCGCCGGCGAGGGGCTCCTCGAGATGCGGCGGGGGAGCGGCGCCTTCGTCACCGCGTACGATCCGGGCGAGTTCGAGCCGGCTCAGGCGGTCCGGCTCGCCCGGTTCATCCGCCGGCATCTCGACGAGGCGTCGGGGATGAGCCTGACCCCGGGCGCGTACGCCTCGCTCATCACGAGCCTCTCGACGCGCGGCGCCCTCGCGCGCCAGAGCGTGGTGGTGCTCGAGTGCAACCGCGAGCAGGTCGATCTCTACGCGGAGGAGATCACGAGGCGCGTGGGCGTGAAGACCCACGCCGTCATGCTCTCGGATCTCCACGCGAAGAAATCTGCGGCGATCCTCCGGAGCAGCTCCGTTCTCGCCGTCACCGACTTCCACATGAAGGAGGGGGCCACCATCGCGCAAGAGCACCGACGGCCCATCATCCGCCTCCGGCTGAGGCGCGACTTCCTCCCGACGATGATCGACGCCGCGCGCCGCGGCCGCGTGCTGATGATCGTCTCGAGCGCCGCCTTCATCCCCGCCTTCAAGAAGGCCCTCGTCCTCCTGGGGCTGCACAAGGAGCATCTCGAGCGCATCACGGCGGTGGAGGGGTCGCATCGCCAGGCGGTGGGCCGCGCGGCGGCGCGCGCCGACGCCGTCTACCTCTCCCCGCTGTGCGATCGATCGCTCCGCGCGGAGATCCCGAAGTCGGCGCGCCTCATCTCCTTCAACACCCACCTCGATGCGGACTCGATCGAGGAGATCGAGTCGTGGCTGCTCCTCTCCGGGCGCGGGACGCCGGGCCGCAAGCGCCCGACCGCCTGA
- a CDS encoding ABC transporter permease codes for MAGILHDVRYAWRVLRQRPGFTATAVITLALGIGANTAMFSVIDAVLLRPLPYSDPDRLVYLNTTSEAAHASLWPISWPNFEDMREQNGALEMMSATRNVTLNLAEGDATERIEGARVSPNLLRLLGSPPGLGRDFIEAEGKPGAPATALLTHGFWQRRFGGDPGIVGRTVGLDGTRCTVVGILPKGLRYPEPTTDVWIPLVVTPAEAIRGNYLLRPIGRLKRGVSLAEANARTEAIAARLAKDYPDDNATMGVHLMPLKDRVVGDSAAPLRVLFIAVGCVLLIACANVASLLLARASGRRAELAVRSALGAGVARLVRQLLIESLLLSLIGAALGLALAWTGLPALTSLDRATLPRAAEISLDLRVLAFTLGVAVLTGVLFGLFPAWHLSRRPVADWIRGGAPMRGGSDAGHRRVLGALVVAEIAVSLVLLAGAGLMTRSLGRLLKVDPGFSPEGLIAFEMGASRAHYPEIKDQAELYRRTVERVASIPGVESAAAVHRLPLFGFSSGTGFEIDGRPTPRGEAGPNADFRVVTPGYFRTMGIRLVEGRQFDDHDAPGSRDVVLVSESVARTHWPSESPVGKRIQLGAIRDRWWTIVGVVGDVKLRGLDKEAGADAVYWTMAQNFFPNALRTVYVVARSKTPLAALEPAVRAAIRQVDAEEGMARPRPVSDVVSDSVSSQRLSAVLLFMFAALAAILAAVGLYGVMSYSVTRRTHELGIRMALGAESADLLRMVLRHGLALVGAGLAIGITAALALTRLIQSMLFDVSASDPVTLAGVSLILAGVALVATWIPARRASRLNPLAALRWE; via the coding sequence ATGGCCGGCATCCTTCACGACGTCCGCTACGCCTGGCGCGTGCTGCGCCAGCGCCCCGGGTTCACCGCCACGGCGGTGATCACGCTCGCTCTCGGCATCGGGGCCAACACCGCGATGTTCAGCGTGATCGACGCCGTCCTCCTGAGGCCCCTTCCGTACTCCGATCCCGACCGCCTCGTCTACCTCAATACGACGAGCGAGGCGGCGCACGCGAGCCTGTGGCCGATTTCGTGGCCGAACTTCGAGGACATGCGCGAGCAGAACGGCGCCCTCGAGATGATGAGCGCCACGCGCAACGTGACGCTGAACCTCGCCGAGGGGGACGCCACCGAGCGGATCGAGGGGGCCCGCGTCTCCCCGAACCTCCTGCGCCTGCTCGGATCCCCGCCCGGCCTCGGGCGCGACTTCATCGAGGCGGAGGGGAAGCCCGGCGCCCCCGCGACGGCGCTCCTGACCCACGGCTTCTGGCAGCGCCGCTTCGGAGGTGACCCGGGCATCGTGGGCCGCACCGTCGGGCTCGACGGCACCCGCTGCACCGTCGTCGGGATCCTGCCGAAGGGGCTCCGGTATCCGGAGCCGACGACGGACGTGTGGATCCCCCTGGTCGTGACGCCCGCGGAGGCGATCCGCGGCAACTACCTCCTGCGGCCGATCGGGCGCCTGAAGCGCGGCGTCTCCCTCGCCGAGGCCAACGCACGGACGGAGGCGATCGCGGCGCGCCTGGCGAAAGACTACCCGGACGACAACGCCACCATGGGCGTGCACCTCATGCCCCTCAAGGATCGGGTCGTCGGCGACTCCGCAGCCCCCCTTCGCGTCCTCTTCATCGCGGTCGGGTGCGTGCTCCTCATCGCCTGCGCCAACGTCGCGAGCCTCCTGCTCGCGCGCGCCTCGGGACGCCGCGCGGAGCTCGCGGTCCGCTCGGCACTCGGCGCGGGCGTGGCGCGTCTCGTCCGCCAGCTTCTCATCGAGAGCTTGCTCCTCTCGCTGATCGGCGCAGCCCTCGGCCTCGCCCTCGCGTGGACGGGCCTTCCGGCCCTGACGAGCCTCGACCGAGCGACGCTGCCGCGCGCGGCGGAGATCTCCCTCGACCTCCGCGTCCTCGCCTTCACGCTCGGCGTCGCGGTGCTGACCGGCGTCCTCTTCGGCCTCTTCCCGGCCTGGCACCTGTCGCGGCGGCCGGTCGCCGACTGGATCCGGGGCGGCGCTCCGATGCGCGGCGGCAGCGACGCCGGTCACCGCCGTGTTCTCGGCGCCCTTGTCGTGGCCGAAATCGCCGTCTCCCTCGTCCTCCTCGCGGGGGCGGGGCTGATGACGCGCAGCCTCGGCCGCCTCCTGAAGGTCGATCCGGGATTCTCTCCGGAAGGGCTCATCGCGTTCGAGATGGGGGCCTCCCGCGCGCACTATCCGGAGATCAAGGACCAGGCCGAGCTGTACCGCCGCACCGTGGAGCGCGTCGCGTCGATCCCCGGCGTCGAGAGCGCAGCGGCGGTCCACCGCCTTCCGCTCTTCGGCTTCTCGTCCGGCACGGGGTTCGAGATCGACGGGAGGCCGACACCGCGTGGGGAGGCCGGCCCCAACGCCGACTTCCGCGTCGTGACGCCGGGGTACTTCCGCACGATGGGAATCCGCCTCGTGGAGGGGCGGCAGTTCGACGACCACGACGCGCCCGGCTCGCGCGACGTGGTCCTCGTCAGCGAGTCGGTGGCGCGCACGCACTGGCCGAGCGAGAGCCCCGTGGGCAAGCGCATCCAGCTCGGCGCCATCCGCGATCGATGGTGGACGATCGTCGGCGTCGTCGGCGACGTGAAACTGCGAGGCCTCGACAAGGAGGCCGGCGCAGACGCCGTCTACTGGACGATGGCGCAGAACTTCTTCCCGAACGCTTTGCGGACCGTCTACGTCGTCGCCCGCTCGAAGACCCCCCTCGCGGCGCTCGAGCCCGCGGTGCGCGCGGCGATCCGCCAGGTGGACGCGGAGGAGGGGATGGCTCGGCCCCGCCCGGTCTCGGACGTCGTGTCGGACTCCGTCTCGTCGCAGAGGCTGAGCGCGGTCCTCCTCTTCATGTTCGCCGCGCTTGCGGCGATCCTCGCGGCCGTGGGACTGTACGGGGTGATGTCGTACTCGGTGACGCGGCGCACGCACGAGCTCGGCATCCGGATGGCTCTGGGCGCCGAGAGCGCCGATCTGCTGCGGATGGTCCTGCGCCACGGGCTCGCGCTCGTCGGCGCGGGCCTGGCGATCGGCATCACCGCGGCGCTCGCCCTCACGCGCCTGATCCAGTCGATGCTCTTCGACGTGTCGGCGAGCGACCCCGTCACGCTCGCCGGCGTGTCTCTGATCCTCGCGGGCGTCGCGCTCGTGGCGACGTGGATCCCGGCGCGGCGGGCGTCGAGGCTGAATCCTCTCGCGGCGCTGAGGTGGGAGTAA